The following coding sequences lie in one Microtus ochrogaster isolate Prairie Vole_2 chromosome 6, MicOch1.0, whole genome shotgun sequence genomic window:
- the Btd gene encoding biotinidase isoform X1, with the protein MEEPLHSVLLSQYQERCPGVCRFMVCIMSGARTTPAVFLLGCCALALGLGSGSLEHREAKHYIAAVYEHRSVLSPNPLELTSRQQALELMKQNLDIYEQQVMAAAQKGVQIIVFPEDGIHGFNFTRTSIYPFLDFMPSPRLVRWNPCLEPFRFNDTEVLQRLSCMAIKGQMFLVANLGTKQPCLRSDPRCPDDGRYQFNTDVVFSHNGTLVARYRKHNLYFEAAFDTPAHVDLVTFDTPFAGQFGMFTCFDILFFEPAIQLLRDSKVKHIVYPTAWMNQLPLLAAIEIQKAFATAFGVSVLAANIHHPTLGMTGSGIHTPLKSFWYHDMDNPEGHLIIAQVATNPLGLVGIENVTSETDPSHSKFLKILAGDLSCEKDAQEVHCEEAAKWNMNAPPTFHSEMMYDNFTLVPVWGKEGYVQACSNGLCCHLLYERPTLSEELYALGVFDGLHTVHGTYYIQVCALVKCGGLGFDTCGQEISEAQGLFDFHLWGNFSTSYIFPLFLTSGMTLDTPDQLGWENDHYYLRKSGLSSGLVTAALYGRLYERD; encoded by the exons ATTTATGGTCTGCATTATGTCTGGAGCCCGTACCACGCCTGCTGTCTTCCTCCTCGGCTGTTGTGCGCTTGCGCTGGGCCTCGGCTCAGGCTCCCTGGAGCACCGCGAGGCCAAGCACTACATTGCTGCAGTGTATGAGCACCGGTCGGTCCTGAGCCCAAACCCTCTGGAGCTCACCAGCCGCCAACAGGCCCTGGAGCTCATGAAGCAGAACCTCGACATCTATGAACAGCAAGTGATGGCTGCAGCCCAGAAG GGTGTGCAGATTATAGTGTTCCCAGAAGATGGCATCCATGGGTTCAACTTCACAAGAACATCCATTTACCCATTCTTGGACTTCATGCCGTCTCCCAGGCTGGTCAGGTGGAACCCCTGTCTGGAGCCCTTTCGGTTCAATGACACGGAG GTCCTCCAGCGCCTGAGTTGTATGGCCATCAAGGGACAGATGTTTTTGGTGGCCAATCTTGGAACAAAACAGCCTTGCCTTCGCAGTGACCCCAGGTGCCCAGATGACGGGAGATACCAATTTAATACAGATGTGGTGTTCAGCCACAATGGAACCCTTGTTGCCCGTTACCGTAAGCACAATCTGTACTTTGAGGCGGCTTTTGATACCCCTGCTCATGTGGACCTCGTCACCTTTGATACCCCCTTTGCGGGCCAGTTTGGCATGTTCACTTGCTTTGATATCCTGTTCTTTGAGCCCGCCATCCAACTCCTCAGAGACTCCAAGGTGAAGCACATTGTGTACCCCACGGCCTGGATGAACCAGCTGCCGCTCTTGGCAGCCATTGAAATCCAGAAAGCATTCGCCACTGCCTTTGGTGTCAGTGTTCTGGCAGCTAACATCCACCACCCGACTCTGGGGATGACTGGCAGTGGCATCCACACCCCTCTAAAGTCCTTTTGGTACCATGACATGGACAACCCCGAAGGCCACCTTATAATTGCCCAGGTAGCCACAAACCCCCTGGGACTTGTTGGGATAGAGAATGTAACTAGTGAAACGGACCCATCCCATAGTAAGTTCTTAAAAATCCTGGCCGGTGACCTGTCCTGTGAGAAGGATGCCCAGGAAGTGCACTGTGAGGAGGCTGCCAAGTGGAACATGAACGCACCACCTACTTTCCACTCAGAGATGATGTACGACAACTTCACCCTGGTGCCTGTCTGGGGAAAGGAGGGCTATGTCCAGGCCTGCTCCAACGGTCTCTGTTGTCACTTACTCTACGAGAGGCCCACCCTGTCCGAAGAGCTGTACGCCCTGGGTGTCTTTGATGGGCTCCACACGGTACACGGCACTTACTACATTCAAGTCTGTGCCCTGGTCAAGTGTGGGGGCCTCGGCTTTGACACTTGTGGGCAGGAGATCTCAGAGGCACAAGGCCTGTTTGACTTTCACCTGTGGGGGAACTTCAGCACTTCCTATatctttcctctgtttctcaCCTCAGGGATGACTCTGGATACCCCTGACCAGCTCGGGTGGGAAAATGACCAC
- the Btd gene encoding biotinidase isoform X2 encodes MVCIMSGARTTPAVFLLGCCALALGLGSGSLEHREAKHYIAAVYEHRSVLSPNPLELTSRQQALELMKQNLDIYEQQVMAAAQKGVQIIVFPEDGIHGFNFTRTSIYPFLDFMPSPRLVRWNPCLEPFRFNDTEVLQRLSCMAIKGQMFLVANLGTKQPCLRSDPRCPDDGRYQFNTDVVFSHNGTLVARYRKHNLYFEAAFDTPAHVDLVTFDTPFAGQFGMFTCFDILFFEPAIQLLRDSKVKHIVYPTAWMNQLPLLAAIEIQKAFATAFGVSVLAANIHHPTLGMTGSGIHTPLKSFWYHDMDNPEGHLIIAQVATNPLGLVGIENVTSETDPSHSKFLKILAGDLSCEKDAQEVHCEEAAKWNMNAPPTFHSEMMYDNFTLVPVWGKEGYVQACSNGLCCHLLYERPTLSEELYALGVFDGLHTVHGTYYIQVCALVKCGGLGFDTCGQEISEAQGLFDFHLWGNFSTSYIFPLFLTSGMTLDTPDQLGWENDHYYLRKSGLSSGLVTAALYGRLYERD; translated from the exons ATGGTCTGCATTATGTCTGGAGCCCGTACCACGCCTGCTGTCTTCCTCCTCGGCTGTTGTGCGCTTGCGCTGGGCCTCGGCTCAGGCTCCCTGGAGCACCGCGAGGCCAAGCACTACATTGCTGCAGTGTATGAGCACCGGTCGGTCCTGAGCCCAAACCCTCTGGAGCTCACCAGCCGCCAACAGGCCCTGGAGCTCATGAAGCAGAACCTCGACATCTATGAACAGCAAGTGATGGCTGCAGCCCAGAAG GGTGTGCAGATTATAGTGTTCCCAGAAGATGGCATCCATGGGTTCAACTTCACAAGAACATCCATTTACCCATTCTTGGACTTCATGCCGTCTCCCAGGCTGGTCAGGTGGAACCCCTGTCTGGAGCCCTTTCGGTTCAATGACACGGAG GTCCTCCAGCGCCTGAGTTGTATGGCCATCAAGGGACAGATGTTTTTGGTGGCCAATCTTGGAACAAAACAGCCTTGCCTTCGCAGTGACCCCAGGTGCCCAGATGACGGGAGATACCAATTTAATACAGATGTGGTGTTCAGCCACAATGGAACCCTTGTTGCCCGTTACCGTAAGCACAATCTGTACTTTGAGGCGGCTTTTGATACCCCTGCTCATGTGGACCTCGTCACCTTTGATACCCCCTTTGCGGGCCAGTTTGGCATGTTCACTTGCTTTGATATCCTGTTCTTTGAGCCCGCCATCCAACTCCTCAGAGACTCCAAGGTGAAGCACATTGTGTACCCCACGGCCTGGATGAACCAGCTGCCGCTCTTGGCAGCCATTGAAATCCAGAAAGCATTCGCCACTGCCTTTGGTGTCAGTGTTCTGGCAGCTAACATCCACCACCCGACTCTGGGGATGACTGGCAGTGGCATCCACACCCCTCTAAAGTCCTTTTGGTACCATGACATGGACAACCCCGAAGGCCACCTTATAATTGCCCAGGTAGCCACAAACCCCCTGGGACTTGTTGGGATAGAGAATGTAACTAGTGAAACGGACCCATCCCATAGTAAGTTCTTAAAAATCCTGGCCGGTGACCTGTCCTGTGAGAAGGATGCCCAGGAAGTGCACTGTGAGGAGGCTGCCAAGTGGAACATGAACGCACCACCTACTTTCCACTCAGAGATGATGTACGACAACTTCACCCTGGTGCCTGTCTGGGGAAAGGAGGGCTATGTCCAGGCCTGCTCCAACGGTCTCTGTTGTCACTTACTCTACGAGAGGCCCACCCTGTCCGAAGAGCTGTACGCCCTGGGTGTCTTTGATGGGCTCCACACGGTACACGGCACTTACTACATTCAAGTCTGTGCCCTGGTCAAGTGTGGGGGCCTCGGCTTTGACACTTGTGGGCAGGAGATCTCAGAGGCACAAGGCCTGTTTGACTTTCACCTGTGGGGGAACTTCAGCACTTCCTATatctttcctctgtttctcaCCTCAGGGATGACTCTGGATACCCCTGACCAGCTCGGGTGGGAAAATGACCAC